From the genome of Takifugu rubripes chromosome 10, fTakRub1.2, whole genome shotgun sequence:
CCTTGGGTTTATCAAagctgttttcccttttttgttaCTCTTTTATGGCTGTTTGTGCAGCTGCGTCTTCTCCCCGCCACCTTCCTTCTCCGCTGATGATTTGTGCGGGTTGCAGATTAATCACATCTAATTTTCCTGTGAGTTTGGGCTGACTTTGACTTCCCAAACACGGACTTGGTGGCCTCATTACATTTGGACTCTGAAGCTTGATGACTAATTATTCCCCGGACAGAAACGAAAAATCTGGCTGCAGCCTGACTGGTTTTAGTCGTGCCGGCAGTGGAATATTTTCCTTGGCCGCTCGCGAGGACGCCGTACGTGTCAGGTGGAGGAAGCCCCTCGAATCCCtttgcaatttaaaataatggctATTGATTGACACGGGAGCCCTGCGGTGCAGCATCTCCCCCTACTTTTCCCTTTAAATTAAAGCTAAATTCCGGAGCGCCGTCTTTGATTTATGGCGGCGTCTCTCGGAGAGAACACAGCCACTGTTACATCTGACAGGCTGGAGTAGATAATCTGCACAGTTATTATGTTCACTGCCTCTTCATCCTAATCAATGTGATTGTTTCTTTCCTGCCGGGCTCTCAGGAAGCTCCATTGCACGAGGAACTACATCCACATGCATCTCTTTGTGTCGTTCATCCTGAAGGCCATCGCCGTCTTCGTCAAAGACGTCGTCCTCTACGAGGTCGGGGAGATGTACGACTGCTCGTCAGGCACTGTGAGTTAATTAAACGCGATGTGGCTGCTTCGCGTTGATGAGCCAGGGGAGCGGCGGCCGCCTGCGAGGAGCCGTAAATCTGTTTACAGGGTTTGCAGGGAAGCAATGCAGAGCTTATTGTCCTGATAGAAATATGTAAATTAGCGCAACGGTTAGCGCTGTCACCTACAACAATAAAAGGTCACGCTTTCATGGCTCTGAGTTGATTTCACCTCTGAAGTCATGCTCAGTTATACAGATAACCCCGCTGTTACATTGATGCAGGTTAATAGTACTGATTAACTGATTGGATGAGCTAATATATGAAGGACTACACCAACTGCTATAGCGCCACCTGCAGGgcgattgtgtgtgttttttgtgtatATTTCTGTGGGACCTCATAAAAGATGTAGATAAAAAAGCAAGACTCAATGTAAATTACAGAACGCTCAGCACTGCGCACCACTGAGCCGTGGATCACAGGCCTCCGAGGCCCCCGTTAGGTCTGCCGTCACGAGGTTGTGACGCGGCTGCGCGGTCAGAGCGGCCTCCCGGGGGATTTATTGGCACACTCCAGCGTTGACAGAAGCCAGCTGCCGGGAAAACACATCATGGAGCATTTGTGCAGCGCCGCTCCTCGTGACCCCTGCCCTCGCTTCCCATTGGCTCCCATGTCGCCGCTCTGTGTGTCACTTTTTAACGCTGAGAGCAGCCCACAAGTTGCTGCAAGACAGTAAAAAATGCCACATTTGTTGTTTAGACCCTCCTGTTTTGGAGGCGTCACGGTCGAACTTAGATGTGTTTTGCTCTGCAGTCTCAAACTGACTTTAAGTCACATTTAGGGATAAGTTGGGTCCTTCGGATTTAAATTTCTTCGAAACCAGATGTTTTTAAAGTGTGCGAGTGTTGggaagcacagctgcagcttttgaGGTGTTCAACAGGAGCCCGTTTGGAGCCAAAGCCGAATCCCCGTCAGCTTTAATGGGCTGTTTGAAATCCTGCCCATGAGGACAAGTAGTGGTTCCCAGAAAGGAAAGCCAGTTAATGTTAATTACGCTCTTGTTTGACATCCCCTCCTTCAGCCCTCGTGGATGATGGCATGCACGTGTCCCTCCAGCCTTGGAGTCCACGTTTTTATATCCCATGAAGCCTTCAAAGAGCAACACGTCTCCGCCCATTAGAAGCCACTTCCGAATGCAGGGTCGAAGCTCCCCGTGTTCGGGCACGTGCGCTTTTTGGTGTCTGCCAACGTGGGCTCGGCTGCTCCGTCTCAACTTTAATGCACTTTGCTGGTTTTGCTTGGACAGAGCTGCCTCTGACGCTCATGTAACCCGAGCGCCCGCAGCCTGGAAAACAGCCGAATCAGGGGATTGTAGACGGAAAATACCTGACAGGGAAGCGGAGTGTCTaaagtcatttcctgtctgtgtgtcttatGCGGCTCTAGTTTGGTTTCTTTTTAGATGTCAAGTGGAGACTGAAAAAGTAGCTTGTAACAGTGTTCATCCAAAATCAACTCtttattttgacatttgaaaCTCGAACCACTTGACATATCGCCCTGCTCTTGAAGGATGAGGCTGCAGCGTCGTATTAGGCTGATGAGGTCACACTGGCAGGGCGAAGTGCATGATTTGCAATCTTGTTGCCTTTGTTGATCTTTATTTTCCAAATTTTAGTAAGATCACATCTAGCTGTTAAATAGGAGatgctagctgctagctacGCTAGCTAATCAACATCTGATAATCGCTGTGCGACCTGTGCGGGCAGCAGGAAGGAGGTTATCCAAAGAATCATTCCCTTGTTTTTCTAATTCAACTAAAGTTGCTGTTTGGTGAAGTTGATTAAATTTCACCCGCATCTACCCGCTCTCGCCTCCCCCTCAACAGCCAACGAACTCCATCAACACAATAAACCCAAGCACGATTCCCCCATATAAAATTCCCACGTCTTTCATTTCCCAACATGTGAATCCACAATCACATTGAAGTAAATTTTACAAACGTTTGAAAGCCAGTTACTGAATTCCTCTGCTCGGTTCCTCCTCTGACGAGAAATATTTGCGCTGTATTGCTGTTATGCTGCCTCTCTAATTAGGTTACTACAGAGGCAaatgtttttcctgctctgtaaTTACAGATTGGCTGCAAAGTGGTGATTGTGTTCTTCCAGTATTGTATCATGGCCAGtttcttctggctgctggtgGAAGGTCTTTATCTTCACGCCCTCTTGGCcgtctctttcttctctgagaGGAAGTACTTCTCGGCATACATCCTGATTGGCTGGGGTGAGAATGTCTTCCTTTCACGCCGTCCCCGCTTCCAGCTAATGATTCACAGTCATGTCGAATGGGAACGCTGCGAGGTGTAAcgctttctgtttatttttctatttctacGTGCCCAGGCGGTCCCACGGTTTTCATCGCAGCTTGGAGCGTGGCTAAGGCGTACTACTACGATGTGGGGTAGGAAATCAACCGCATGGCTGTTGGATCAGAGCCCTGGGAGTTGTCTAGATTTTAGTAATTACCTCATTCAAATTGTGTTTCTTTCGCCACAGGTGCTGGGACATAATCGAGAGCAACGATATGTCCTGGTGGATCATCAAAACTCCCATTTTAGCATCAATCCTGGTGAGCATTAGAGCCCCTCTATCTCCATTACATCATTAACACCTCAGCCGTGTTTAGCAATCTCCATGCTGTAGCGCCGACAAACATCGGCTTTATAAAACAAGTCGGTGCATCTTAATTTTGTCCGTCTTGTCAGAAATAATGGCTAGAGAAGGAGAATAGTCCTATTAGAGCAGCTGGACTGAGCTGATAATGTCAGGAAAGCTCTTGTAAACATGGGATTCTCAAAAAAGAGGCCCTCCATCACCGCCGGTGCCTGCCCACGTCCCGCAGTGTCGACGCAGCGGCTTTTGTTGTGTTctccaggatcaggatcagccATCGGGCCGACAGCTCTGCGTCTCATCAGCCGAGCGCTGTTCTTGAATGCATAATGAAGCACGCAGTAATTTAGCCTCCCTCTAGAGTCACGGCCGAGGGGGCCCGCTGGTAATACCTCTCAAGTTTTAAGGGAGTCTCAACACTTTGTCCTCATTTCTCCGCAGATCAACTTCATTCTGTTCATCTGCATCATACGAATTCTCCGGCAGAAGATCAACTGCCCGGATATCGGGAGAAACGAGTCCAACCAGTACTCGTGAGTGTCATTTCTGGCTGCGGATTCATCCGTAAAAAGCCTGGAAATGAATCTTCATTTCCTCATTTAACTTCACAGAAATGTGGAATGATCATAGATAAACAAGGGAAGAAGAAAGCAagattaatgtgtttttttcccccctcgggTATGAGAAGAACTtagtttctttttgtttttcctttctggAATTCAGGAGTGATGGGGGAATTACGCTCGGGgcagcctccagcagctttaAACGGTGATTTAAACTGGTTTGACTGGGAAAGACGTGTGATTTTGCTTGGTCGTTTCAGGAGGCTGGCGAAGTCGACGCTGCTCCTCATCCCGCTGTTTGGGATCAATTTCATCGTGTTTGCCTTCATCCCAGAGCAAGTCAAGACCGAACTGCGGCTGGTTTTCGATCTCATTCTGGGGTCCTTCCAGGTATGACATCAGCGGGGCGGAGTGTGGAGCAGATCCCGCTAACAAGATGCTCGACGGCGTATGGACGCCATCAGTTTAATACTTTTAAAGAAATCACACATTAAGCTAAAGTGCGGCCTTTTACCCAGAAGCTCCATCTGGGAGACTTTCATTATGTCCGAGGTGTGTTGCGTTCAAGGTCCAAAGCAACCATTTGGCATCCTCTCAGCTCTCTGAGCGTGGCAGCTCTCCAGGCACCTTTCAGGCTGATTCAGTGGCCGCGTCACCGCTTTTACACCCCCAGACTTCATCTCATAATGTGAAATGATGGAggcaaactttctttttttaagccaattcctcccttttctcccatCAGTCTTGTCGTCCTTGTTAGGGAACTACCACCTTACTGACATAAGTGTCTGACTAAAAATCCCACCCTTTTCCCCCCTCCGCAGGGCTTTGTGGTCGCGGTGCTCTACTGCTTCCTGAATGGAGAGGTAGGTGCCCTCGCCGGCAGCACCCACACGTTCAGCACTGTGCCTGCGTGAGTTAAATGCATAACCCCTTTTGGTGAAGTGCTATTCTGTGGCGGTTCAGATAAGTTCTCAGTTTCGGAATAACAGCGACTTGCTGGCTGGCGAGACTGGCTGCTACGCCAGCtgaattttaatgtgtttttcacaGGGTTCGCGCTGTGTTTTGGCCAGTTTCATTCATTAAACATGGCAGAGATTTAAGCAATTGTTAAGTTCAGCTACCGATGTTCACGCTGAAAGGGTTTTCATGTCGAGATGAATTAGTGTTTGGATCTTCTGCAGGTCCAAGGGGAGATCAAGAGGAAGTGGCGGCGGTGGCACCTGCAGAGGTACATGAGCTCAGACGCCAAATATCAGCAGCCGTCTAtcggcagcagcaacaacttCAGCACCCAGATCTCCATGCTGCCGCGGTGCAGCCCCAAAACACGCCGGGCTTCGTCCTCCTGCCACGACGACCTCTCCAGCATATGAGTCCCACAGGCGGCGGCCGCGAGCACCACACGCCGCCCTGCAAAACATTAGAAACatcccaaaaaacaaaagatgtgAGGCTTAAAAAAATATCACACACTCCTGTCATCTACACATGCACTGTTAGAGGGTGACATAACAGGACTGTAAGTAGCTCCGCGGGTCCCTCTCACGCACATTGAAGCATCATTACTCTTTAATGATTCGGCGCACGCGCACAGGTAGATCCCTCCGCCATTACGCGGTCGATGCTGAGGGTGTCGTGCGTTAGTGGGGTCAGGTGAGCGATCCTGACGTGAAAATGTGCAAAGTGGTGCAATTACGCCCTGATTAAAAAACACTCAGTGGATTTTCCGCGGCTCCAAAtgagcgcggcggcggcgtggacaCGGCCAATTAAGGAAATGGAGTTAATGCAGAATCCATTTTTTTCCACCCATCACAGTTGTCCGGATGAGGAGGCGTATGTGACccatttaaagattttaaaagcatttttgagATAACTAGCAGCACGAATGCCCGTTTTGCACTATCGCTGCCATGAGCGAGTGGTCAGGGTTTGaaggttttgttttatttttcataagGTCCTAGTTTTTATGTGCACAAGTGACGCCTCGGCCCGCATGGCGGAGTGTTTTTGACGCTGTACTGCCGTGTAAGTACACAGTGCAGAGAAAATAATTGGTGTTGTTTGTCGTGCCATGGAGACCAATTCACAGCCGCAGTATCGGTAATACATCAGCGTAATTGTTCACTTTAGTGGAGCGAGCAGAATTTAAAGCCTTGCCAGAGCGTAAACTTCCACCGAAGCTCGCTTGTGAGGCGCTGTATGATTCATTTTTTATACATTACAGCTAAATAAAAGACACTAAACTGTAAAACGGTCCTTATATCCTTAATGTCCCTCTATTGTTTGGCGCAACAGAAGCGAACCCAGGCCTCGAGGGCCGTAGACCGACGGGGTTCTGGGTCCCGCTTTCTCTATTCTACCTGCGTGGACAGAAATCTACATCCGCCACAGAAAATAGACCTTAAGAATGACTCAATTATTTACCCTCAAGCTATTGTTATTATACTAACTCTGATTCATAACTCATGAGACTTCCCCTATAGGGGTGCAGATGTAATCTCATCCATCTTCTGTTGCTGCTAAGGTGTGCGTGGGGCACCGGAGCCTTATGTGAGCTTAGACTAATACCAACTCGTGTGTGTAATTTAATGTATGTGATGTGTCTGCTGTATTATCAACCAAGAGGTAATTCCAGCCTGTGTATTGAACAGAATGCTGGGAAGATGGACATCATATGGACGTTAAATGCTATTCTGCTTGCTGCCTGCACCACCACCATGTTGCTGTGACATGTTTTAAACAGGCCTGATGCATTTATTATAGCGGTGAAGGGTTTGTCCCGtcgaaagtgtgtgtttgtgtgttgttttttttaaaaattaattctTTGTCATGTTCTAAAGGAACCAGTTTTCCTAATCCAGTCACGCACATTGCTAAAGGCCATTCTTAATGTAGCTATGTGATCAGTGAAATTCAGCATATTACCTTCATTTTCAAACTGGATATTGTGAGTCTATTTAAGATTGTGTTTCAGTGTTACTGCCATATATGTGTACACCGGTGGAATGCACACACAAGTCTTAATCTACAAATATACTGCAAGTACTGTATTTACAGGCTTTGTGTacacaggaaggaaaaaagtgaTCATTTTTGTATATTGGTATTATTGTCGTATAATGTATACAAAATGAGGACTTTAACTTTATTACTTGATGTTCTGTTCCATTGTGGATCAAATAAATTATTGCGAACTGATTACGAGGGCTTCAACAAATCATTCAGAGGAGGGAAATATGGAAGTCGGAGTCAAATCCAGATGTTTTGACATTCCACAGCTGTGGATGTTGATGGAGGGCGGGAGCGTTTTCGACCAACATTCTTGGCTAAGCTGCTCAGAACGCTCTTTTGCACAAATGATAGTTGTGCTAAACGGCAGCCGAGATAACGGTGGCTTCGCTAACCAATAACAATGACCCTTTTTTCCTATGGTCAAGTTTAAAATGGGACTTCAATCACTACCCAGCATGCTCTTTGTGAAGACAGCAACTCTTGTTCAGGGTTATAAAGTGCATATTAGCATGTTTATTAAAGGCcctttttcagtgtttgacCACTTTGTGTTTACATTTCCTCTCCCAGACCCCCGACCTGCCGCTTCCACTCTATTTAGAATTTACTGTTGCCATGAAACTGCACCAACTTAGTCTAATCCCTCGTGTTGTAGCTCAGATTTATTGCTTCATTCACCCGCTGCCTTTGAACGGCCTCTTGATGTCAACGTTCCCTTTAAAAAGATTAGGGCTCCTGCCCGGCGCACGTGGTCTCAATCTTTCCTTTACCTTCCCCACAAAAATGGAAATCATGTGTAAAACAATATCCTCCCATCATGTGATTGTGCCGATATTGCTTATTTATATCGCATTAGCGCATAAATAAGCGGTTCTGGGAGCCTCTCACAGGCTTAAAGGAAGCATCAGGCTGGAGACAAGATGGATGAAGTTATTTTCAGATGCTGCTTGAAAGTCCGAGACAGGTGTCTTGCCTTTAAGCCTCCTCCATTATTCACCATTCCGCTGAAATATTAATGcgacaaataaagcaaaagttCCGAAAAGGCGAAACGCTGCTCTGATTACGGACCCGAGGAGCCGAGAGCTGATTTCAGGAGAAGGCATCTGCCAAAGCTGCTCTGATCTGATGTGAGGTCAGCCGTCGCACTCGATGAACATCCCGGGTCGGACTAGTGGATTTCCTCATCCACGTCGGCTGGAACCTTTTCTTGTTTCGCACAAAATCAAtatgttaaaacaaaaaagacaaacaaataaaaagaacaagGTTTTAGTTGTGCTATGTCGTGAGACAGAAGTCTAACTAATTACCTGACCGTGAAGGTGTCAGAGGTCATCAGTGGTCATCGGGTAATCCCAATAATTTATGACAACACATATAAAGCCGCACGCACGAGTATGTAGAGGAGTTGATGTAATGTGACATTTTGCAGCCCATCTGCTGATGTGTAAATAAGTCCCTGGCTGTTGTGTCTGAGTCTAGTTTAATCCCCCGAAGGTACAGAGGGAGGTTTTATATCCGACAGCACTTGGCAGGGAGACGGCGGCGGGGGGTAATTGGCAGCGCCAACACAAACTCTGAAAGTTTGACAGGATGATGAGCCAAGACGTTAAGGATGGCCATGCGTCCTGTGGTTCTGGACGGTGGTTTCAGAGACCCATGTGCCATTTTGTGGACTGTTCCATCTCCGGCTCATCCTCGGGTCTCTATCTGTACGGCTTTCTTCAacgtctcttttttttctcacaagTTGTGTCGTACTGACGCTTCTCAATTCCGCCATCTTGAACCGCCGCTCGTGATTGACGAACAGCGCACGTTATCGCAACGCCACTAACCCGGTTGTGTTTAAGCCGACCCGTCAGCGCCAACGCACACCGCCAGTCTCTTTGATCCCTTTGTGAAACACGCTTGGGAAGCCATTCCACACGTTTGTTCAATGGCAGGAAGCCTGATGTCACATTTGAATGTCATTGGGGCCAATACCAATCGCCAGGCATTCGGAGAATGTTGTGGTGAAGTGGTTGCATTGTGTTGGGCCGGTTGGGCTGGGAGCCCCCGGCGGTGCTGAATGGACTGTCGCGGGCTGTGAAATTTGTGGCTCCTCTTTTGTTTGGAGATTGTTTGGACGTATATGCCCCCACGCTTCCTGTTGCTATTTAAGAACTCGGCTGAACTGAGGGCCGTCGCTGTTTTCCACTGTTTCCATTATAATGAGGCTTCGTCAGGCACAGGAGAGCACGAGGCCACCAGTGGTGACAGTGGTGGGTCACCTGAGAcctggggttggggttagaccTCAGAACCAAGAAACTAGTTCTTAAGataaggaaaaactcccctttaacaggaagaaaccttgagcaggaccaggctcatgtagggggaccctcctgctgatggccggcttggtagagagagaggagaggagaggagaggagaggagaggagaggagaggagaggagaggagaggagaggagaggagaggagaggagaggagaggagaggagaggagaggggaggggaggagaggagaggcatagagcatagaaatacatacaaaaatacgttatattgaattaaattgaattgaataagaaTGGGGTAGGGGCACAAACCCACGTGCACTGATCAGCATCATCTGTTTGACTCACATCCCCATCTGGAATGTAAACAAGGGTTTATTATGTACAAGATCAAACTGGGTATTTATCAGAAGCTGCATGTGATGTAGATCCTACTGGAGGACATGGACAGTCCCACAGGGGCGCCACAGAATTGCCACCTCACCCAAGGTTCATAAATCTTGGATTTCCCTTCACTCCTTTCAAAGTTCTACAATATGTAATATAACACTGGTGTGTTTTCTTCAGATCCAGTTAACTCGCGATCCATTTCACACCCCTGACGATCGACAGCATATTATTCCCACGCATTCTGAGCGCACGCTTCAGTTGAAGCGGGTGGACGCGTTCACATGGCAACCCCTCACCGTGATGTGTGTATTTTAATTAATGTACAGAATCATTAGCAGGGATGATTAGGAAGGGGGGAAATGCTCATCAGGCTGATGATGATTAACCGGTTAACAGAGATGAATATAAAACAGCCAGAActttgcgtgtgtgcgtgaaTGAAGATCTGTATAGTCAAATCAGCCACTAGGGGGCAACAGACACATTCAATAAACCTATTTCTtcgctgcttttttttcctgtctgaaaGACCCAATATTTGTTTCTGAAGCAGAGAGGTGATCTCAAAAGTAATTCAAATCCTCatatttgtaatattttcaCCTAAGGCCCTGGGACCCAAATATCAATATGAGTTCTAAATTGATAGAAAACACTAATGTGGACACTGCGAGTCAGCGACGTGGTCAGAGACCGTGAGACAGAAGAATAAATACCTGTGTGGGCACCAGAGTGACTCACCTTGAGGTTCGGGGGTAATTAGAAGCTCTCTCCAAGAGGTCTCCACGACGTTTCCAGTCACCCAATTAAAATGCCTAGAAACAGTTTTAACCTTTTGACTAATAGGCCCACGTGCTGAGCTCACTGTCTGCACCTTTTCAGGGGTGTGTTGGTTGAATTCCGAATCCAAAAAGTCCATCTAAGAAACCCTGATATTCAACATTGGACCATTAATCAAAGGCTTGCCCTCGTCTTCTGCATTTTTATCCAGAAAACTCAACTGTCGATGCAAACAAACGCACAGACGCGTTGTTTTCTGATGCGCCTGAGGTGTTTTTTCCTGCCGCTCAGCGCTTGTCGGCTGGGACAGGCACCAAATTTGTTAGTCTAATTCTGAAGGACGAGTACTCATCAGGCTACCAGTAACACAAAGAAACAGTCTGTTTACTGTAATGTTCGTTGGGAGCCTGTGTTTTACCTGTATAATCTCAGAAAAAGGCTGCAAACATCATTATGTATAAACCCTTTACTTATAGCAGCTTGATAAACATGCATTAAGCCCTTGTTAGACATGTTTGAGAGGTTTTGAGGCCTTCGGCAGGAATACAGCAGCAGCTTAATTGGTGCCATTTATGCTAACAGTGGTTTAGATGAAACATCATTAAAGAAAAGTTAGACTTCAGTGTCTCCACTGGTGTGAAGAGAATTAATGGAAGATCTTGTCTCTGTGCTCCAGTGCTTGAAGCCTAAATGAGGACTGGAATGTTATTTCACCAGCATAAAACAACAATTATCATCGGGCATTAGTGGCAATTTCAACAGCTCAATTCAATCTCAAGCTTACTTACCTCAGAgacaaatatttttaaaaaactattTATTCTCTTTTGAAGGTTTCTCTCTTAAAATAAATGGAGAAAATCTTGAGTTGTTATATTGACTCTATAGGaacaaattcttttttttcctgagaaaTGTGGATTTAGGATGTGACTTGAAAACAGCTTTCCCGCTGTTTGAACCGCAGACCCCAAACAGGGTCCGACGTTGGGGTGGGGACGTGGACGCTGTTAGAATCATTAGTTGTGATGTGGCTGTAGCTCTAAAGGCTGTCGGACAATTTTATCTGCATGTGGTTTCTCAGAGCACAATTCTGTTGACTTTTTGTGAGTCCTTGGCACCTTGAAGGATTAAAACTCACACAGCTGTGAATCGGAGGCAACAATACATCCCTCTGAACCCAAACTTCAGGGCTTGGGGACACAGCAGGGTGTGTTTGCATCTACAAAACTCAGTtattgagggggaaaaaacatccCTTCACTTCTGGACATGCTTTATGTTTATTATATTTGAAAGAAAGTTGAGAACAAATGAACAAatcattttttcttttccattaaGATCCTTTGTGCCAAAACATTCCACATTCCATTAGTTTGAAGATTGAAATCACCTTGTGCCGTTAGCAGAAAGGTTGTAGTTATTAAACTGATTTTTCAACAGTTGtttaacaaaaaaaggaaagaatttgCTTTGAGGCCTAAGAACATCCCAGGAAGAAGAGCTGATGCTGTTGTTAATTGGAATCCTAATGAAGTTAGTTTGTGGAGCTGTTGgcgagcgccccctgctgttgaTTTGCTAAATCACACCACATCGCTGCAGTCAACTTTCATTTAATtctgaataaaaataaaccgCACACACGTGAAAAAATGACAATTTATTAATGAAATGTCAGTATGTCAAATAAAGCAGGAAGAGTAAAGCCCTGTGATCACCAGTGCACTTATCACAAATGATGTGCTACTTTATGTCCCCTTATTACAAACAGGTTGCAGTCGCACAAAACATTAGATTAAGTTTATATGGATATAATGATACAAATTGCTCAATTTTACCCTTTAA
Proteins encoded in this window:
- the vipr1b gene encoding vasoactive intestinal polypeptide receptor 1b isoform X1, translated to MDVSQLLPLLLLSGCLPKVLSVPMCDVAHDIELERERCENSVRNVTAGCQGMWDIIACWPSAGVGEVVTITCPVYFSYFSDQHKGNLSKTCTADGWTEMHPLDIAVNCGYNVNGTSDDGNFLWQVKIGYTVGYSVSLVSLITAIVILCIFRKLHCTRNYIHMHLFVSFILKAIAVFVKDVVLYEVGEMYDCSSGTIGCKVVIVFFQYCIMASFFWLLVEGLYLHALLAVSFFSERKYFSAYILIGWGGPTVFIAAWSVAKAYYYDVGCWDIIESNDMSWWIIKTPILASILINFILFICIIRILRQKINCPDIGRNESNQYSRLAKSTLLLIPLFGINFIVFAFIPEQVKTELRLVFDLILGSFQGFVVAVLYCFLNGEVQGEIKRKWRRWHLQRYMSSDAKYQQPSIGSSNNFSTQISMLPRCSPKTRRASSSCHDDLSSI
- the vipr1b gene encoding vasoactive intestinal polypeptide receptor 1b isoform X2, which gives rise to MVLSVPMCDVAHDIELERERCENSVRNVTAGCQGMWDIIACWPSAGVGEVVTITCPVYFSYFSDQHKGNLSKTCTADGWTEMHPLDIAVNCGYNVNGTSDDGNFLWQVKIGYTVGYSVSLVSLITAIVILCIFRKLHCTRNYIHMHLFVSFILKAIAVFVKDVVLYEVGEMYDCSSGTIGCKVVIVFFQYCIMASFFWLLVEGLYLHALLAVSFFSERKYFSAYILIGWGGPTVFIAAWSVAKAYYYDVGCWDIIESNDMSWWIIKTPILASILINFILFICIIRILRQKINCPDIGRNESNQYSRLAKSTLLLIPLFGINFIVFAFIPEQVKTELRLVFDLILGSFQGFVVAVLYCFLNGEVQGEIKRKWRRWHLQRYMSSDAKYQQPSIGSSNNFSTQISMLPRCSPKTRRASSSCHDDLSSI